From the genome of Sphingobacterium kitahiroshimense, one region includes:
- a CDS encoding ATP-binding cassette domain-containing protein: MIEPVVHIANLTVQHQYHVVLQDLNWQIEPGQHWLIGGRSGTGKTTLAQAIAGHIPYSGLLNINFNSNSPLPAEVLYVSNWYQFTNLEGDKNFYYQQRYNKHQTNDTLTVQAEFLHFAKEKHLQFEEVKPYFQTFGFEDVQNTQLIELSSGEHKKLQLIKALWLKPQVLIIDQPYTGLDRQSRQELNQAFDDLAHAGVTLILISNDQTVPTCINHFAEIQEGQLHEVSSQAAFSREKERARKPLPHFLQKSPRITSRIMVKMSNVDVRYGEKEVLKTINWEVKAGEKWLLQGHNGSGKSTLLSLINGDHPQAYTNDIVLFGKQRGSGESIWDIKAHLGIISPEMHWYFDQSAKVWQSVASGFFDSVGLFRNLSFENQQFLDQVLDFFDLKEDKNKLLNTLPLGKQRLALLARTVIKNPELLILDEPCQGLDYEQTQHFNAVVDELCTYGKTLIYVGHFETQLPACLEKKIILEKGMVKTIEDILQYA, encoded by the coding sequence ATGATAGAACCTGTCGTCCATATTGCCAATTTAACTGTCCAGCACCAATATCACGTGGTACTGCAGGACTTGAATTGGCAAATTGAACCAGGTCAGCACTGGTTAATCGGTGGTAGAAGCGGTACGGGAAAGACTACTTTGGCACAAGCAATTGCAGGCCATATTCCATACAGTGGACTTTTAAATATCAACTTTAACAGCAACTCCCCTCTTCCTGCAGAAGTTTTATATGTTTCCAATTGGTATCAATTCACCAATTTAGAAGGCGATAAAAACTTCTATTACCAGCAACGTTACAACAAACATCAAACCAACGATACGTTAACAGTACAGGCCGAATTTCTACATTTTGCAAAAGAAAAACATTTGCAATTTGAAGAGGTAAAACCATACTTCCAAACTTTTGGGTTTGAAGATGTTCAAAACACACAGCTTATAGAATTATCCAGTGGTGAACATAAAAAACTGCAGTTAATTAAAGCGTTATGGCTAAAGCCACAAGTATTGATTATTGACCAACCCTATACAGGTCTGGATCGTCAATCTCGCCAAGAACTTAATCAAGCGTTCGATGATTTAGCACACGCTGGAGTGACTTTGATATTAATCAGTAATGATCAAACAGTGCCAACCTGTATCAATCATTTTGCAGAAATACAGGAAGGTCAGTTGCATGAGGTTTCTTCACAAGCAGCATTCTCACGAGAAAAAGAGCGCGCAAGAAAACCGCTTCCACATTTTTTACAGAAATCTCCACGTATTACTTCCCGAATCATGGTAAAAATGTCCAATGTGGATGTAAGGTATGGTGAAAAAGAGGTACTAAAAACAATTAATTGGGAAGTAAAAGCAGGTGAAAAATGGTTATTGCAGGGGCATAATGGATCTGGAAAGTCTACGTTATTAAGTTTAATCAATGGAGATCACCCTCAGGCCTATACCAATGATATTGTTCTTTTCGGTAAACAAAGAGGATCTGGAGAAAGTATATGGGACATCAAAGCTCATTTAGGAATTATTTCACCTGAAATGCATTGGTACTTTGATCAGTCAGCGAAAGTTTGGCAAAGTGTTGCTTCAGGTTTTTTTGATTCCGTTGGACTATTCCGTAATCTCAGCTTTGAAAACCAACAATTCCTCGATCAAGTATTGGATTTCTTTGATTTGAAAGAAGATAAAAATAAATTATTAAATACACTACCCTTAGGCAAACAACGTTTAGCTTTGCTAGCAAGAACAGTGATTAAGAATCCTGAATTATTAATTTTGGACGAACCCTGCCAGGGTCTTGATTACGAACAAACACAACATTTCAATGCAGTTGTAGATGAACTATGCACCTATGGAAAAACATTAATTTATGTTGGCCATTTTGAGACACAGCTACCGGCATGCCTTGAAAAGAAAATCATATTAGAAAAAGGAATGGTTAAAACCATTGAAGATATTTTACAGTACGCATAA
- the leuD gene encoding 3-isopropylmalate dehydratase small subunit gives MKKFETITTTVVPLPIENIDTDQIIPARFLKATTRDGFGDNLFRDWRYDSENQPKSDFVMNNPTYTGKVLVAGKNFGCGSSREHAAWAIQDYGFDVVISSFFADIFKGNALNNGVLPIQVTDEFLETIFDTVFKNPNTEIIVDLENQTVTLSETGAQQSFEINPYKKSCLINGYDDIDFILNNKSAIETFEQTR, from the coding sequence ATGAAAAAATTTGAAACAATAACAACAACGGTAGTTCCTTTACCGATTGAAAATATAGATACCGATCAGATTATCCCAGCACGCTTTTTAAAAGCGACTACACGGGATGGATTTGGTGACAATTTATTCCGCGACTGGCGTTATGATAGCGAAAATCAACCCAAGTCTGATTTTGTAATGAACAACCCTACTTACACAGGAAAAGTTCTTGTAGCAGGTAAAAACTTTGGTTGTGGTTCTAGTCGTGAGCATGCTGCTTGGGCTATCCAGGATTATGGATTTGATGTTGTGATCAGTAGTTTCTTCGCAGATATCTTCAAAGGCAATGCCTTGAATAATGGCGTATTGCCGATTCAGGTAACAGACGAGTTTTTAGAAACTATTTTTGATACCGTATTTAAAAACCCGAACACAGAAATTATCGTGGATCTAGAAAATCAAACCGTTACATTATCTGAAACAGGTGCACAACAATCTTTTGAAATTAATCCTTACAAAAAATCATGTCTTATTAACGGATATGATGATATTGATTTCATCCTAAACAACAAAAGTGCAATCGAAACTTTCGAACAAACAAGATAA
- a CDS encoding methyltransferase domain-containing protein — translation MCQICQTVAVTENKVIQREEQSANAIFNQRTLEKDYHTLKSALKPGLRVLDIGCGTGAITKDIAAIVGPSGAIVGIDNTESFITEGKNLFGSIQNLELIHCDLLDFDSIEKFDLIVSARTFQWISTLDKAIDKLKTLLKPNGQVSILDYNHEAIDWTPKIPRSMEHYYHMFLMWRNDAGMNNRIGYDLDDIFEEHGFGQIEVFNADEHYERNNPLHLDKLKIWSQVANSKQMVEEGYVSDQERLDAIKDYNNWADNLAVSMTMKLREVRAVLK, via the coding sequence ATGTGCCAAATTTGTCAGACAGTCGCAGTCACCGAAAATAAAGTGATTCAACGTGAAGAGCAAAGTGCAAACGCAATCTTTAATCAAAGAACGTTGGAAAAAGATTATCATACATTGAAATCTGCTTTAAAACCAGGATTAAGAGTTTTGGATATCGGTTGTGGAACAGGTGCGATCACAAAAGATATCGCAGCCATAGTCGGCCCATCAGGTGCTATTGTTGGAATTGATAATACAGAGTCTTTTATTACGGAAGGAAAAAATCTATTTGGTAGTATCCAGAATCTAGAATTGATTCATTGTGATTTACTAGATTTTGACAGCATCGAAAAATTTGACCTGATCGTTTCAGCACGTACTTTTCAATGGATTTCAACACTTGATAAAGCGATTGATAAATTGAAAACGTTATTAAAACCCAATGGGCAAGTATCGATATTAGATTATAATCATGAAGCCATCGATTGGACTCCAAAAATACCCAGAAGTATGGAACATTATTATCACATGTTTTTGATGTGGCGAAATGACGCTGGTATGAACAATAGAATCGGATACGATCTGGATGACATTTTTGAAGAACATGGTTTTGGTCAAATTGAAGTCTTTAACGCCGATGAACATTATGAGCGCAACAACCCATTACACCTAGACAAATTAAAAATATGGTCGCAGGTAGCCAACTCAAAACAAATGGTAGAAGAAGGGTATGTGAGCGATCAAGAACGTTTAGATGCTATTAAAGATTACAACAATTGGGCTGATAATTTAGCCGTCAGCATGACTATGAAGCTTAGAGAAGTTAGAGCAGTTTTAAAATAA
- the leuC gene encoding 3-isopropylmalate dehydratase large subunit has product MSKTLVEKIWDAHVVKREEGFPDIIYIDTHLIHEVTSPQAFDGLRKRGLPVFRPNQTVATADHNVPTLNQHLPIKEELSRYQVDMLTKNCAEFGINLYGLGHPYQGIVHVIGPELGITLPGKTMVCGDSHTSTHGAFGAIAFGIGTSQVEQVFATQCLLQQKPKTMKIEVNGDLQKGVGAKDIILYIIAKISAAGGTGYFIEYAGSAIRSLSMEARMTICNMSIEMGARGGLIAPDQTTFDYVKGREFAPKGDEWDKALAYWKTLYSDDDAQFDAVLEFDAADIAPMITYGTNPGMGMGITESIPATQSQPESEQPSYQKALNYMGFADDAPILGKPVDYVFIGSCTNSRIEDLREVAAFVQGKQKAEQVEVWIVPGSKQVEKQAIEEGLDKIFEAAGFQLREPGCSACLGMNEDKIPAGKYCVSTSNRNFEGRQGPDARTMLVSPLTAAAAAVTGKITDVRELI; this is encoded by the coding sequence ATGTCAAAAACATTAGTAGAAAAAATTTGGGATGCGCATGTCGTCAAACGTGAAGAAGGATTTCCAGATATTATTTATATAGACACCCACCTTATCCATGAGGTAACTTCCCCACAAGCATTCGATGGTCTGCGCAAAAGAGGTTTACCGGTATTTCGTCCCAACCAAACTGTTGCCACGGCAGATCATAATGTCCCCACTTTAAATCAGCACCTTCCCATCAAAGAAGAATTATCACGCTACCAAGTTGATATGTTGACTAAAAACTGTGCTGAATTCGGTATTAACCTATATGGTTTAGGTCACCCCTACCAAGGTATTGTACACGTGATTGGGCCAGAATTAGGGATTACATTACCAGGTAAAACTATGGTATGTGGAGATAGTCATACCTCAACACACGGTGCATTTGGTGCTATTGCTTTTGGAATAGGCACTTCTCAAGTGGAACAAGTTTTTGCAACACAATGCTTACTGCAACAAAAACCAAAAACGATGAAAATCGAAGTAAATGGTGATTTGCAAAAAGGAGTAGGCGCGAAAGATATTATCTTATACATCATTGCAAAAATCTCTGCAGCAGGTGGTACAGGCTATTTTATTGAATATGCTGGTTCGGCAATCCGTTCATTAAGTATGGAAGCTAGAATGACCATTTGTAATATGAGTATTGAAATGGGAGCTCGTGGAGGCTTAATTGCTCCCGATCAAACTACTTTCGATTATGTAAAAGGACGTGAATTCGCTCCTAAAGGAGACGAATGGGATAAAGCATTAGCATATTGGAAAACATTATATTCTGATGATGACGCACAATTTGATGCTGTATTAGAATTTGATGCAGCAGATATCGCACCGATGATCACCTATGGTACTAATCCAGGAATGGGCATGGGCATTACAGAAAGCATTCCAGCTACACAGTCACAACCTGAATCAGAACAACCATCTTATCAAAAAGCACTCAACTATATGGGCTTTGCTGATGATGCTCCAATTTTAGGAAAACCAGTAGATTATGTCTTTATTGGAAGCTGTACAAACTCCCGTATCGAAGATTTACGTGAAGTTGCTGCATTTGTTCAAGGAAAACAAAAAGCAGAACAAGTAGAAGTTTGGATCGTTCCTGGCTCAAAACAAGTTGAAAAACAGGCAATCGAAGAAGGATTAGATAAAATTTTCGAAGCGGCAGGATTTCAATTACGTGAACCAGGCTGTTCAGCATGTCTAGGCATGAATGAAGATAAAATTCCTGCAGGAAAATACTGTGTTTCGACATCAAATAGAAATTTTGAAGGACGTCAAGGACCTGATGCCCGCACGATGCTGGTATCACCTTTAACTGCTGCAGCGGCAGCTGTAACAGGTAAAATTACCGATGTTAGGGAGTTGATATAA
- the ilvC gene encoding ketol-acid reductoisomerase, with protein sequence MANYFNTLPLRDQLHQLGQADFMDNSQFADGVDALKGKKIVIVGCGAQGLNQGLNLRDSGLDVSYTLRKEAIEQKRDSWKNATDNNFTVGTYEELIPTADLVINLTPDKQHTAVINAVMPLMKEGATLSYSHGFNIVEEGMQIRKDITVIMVAPKCPGSEVRAEYVRGFGVPTLIAVHPENDPQGKGWAEAKAYCVGTGGHRAGVLKSSFVAEVKSDLMGEQTILCGLLQTGSILSFDKMVEQGIDAGYASKLVQYGVEVITEALKHGGVSGMMDRLSNPAKIKAFELSEELKDIMRPLFQKHQDDIISGEFSKTMMEDWANGDANLLKWRAETGETAFEKTPAGDVKIAEQEYFDNYTLMVAFIRAGVELAFETMVEAGIKPESAYYESLHETPLIANTIARKKLFEMNRVISDTAEYGCYLFDQACKPLLADFMKTVKTDLVGKNYNAGKDASVDNAQLVEINDILRNHEVEIVGRKLRQAMTAMKAIKTV encoded by the coding sequence ATGGCAAATTATTTCAACACACTACCACTTAGAGATCAATTACATCAATTAGGTCAAGCAGATTTTATGGACAACAGTCAATTCGCTGACGGTGTAGATGCTTTAAAGGGTAAAAAAATCGTAATCGTAGGCTGTGGTGCACAAGGTTTAAACCAAGGTCTAAATTTGAGAGATAGTGGTTTAGACGTATCATATACTTTACGTAAAGAAGCTATTGAGCAAAAAAGAGATTCTTGGAAAAATGCTACAGATAACAATTTTACAGTAGGAACTTATGAAGAATTAATTCCTACTGCAGATCTAGTAATTAACTTAACACCAGATAAGCAACATACTGCTGTGATCAATGCTGTAATGCCTTTAATGAAAGAAGGTGCTACTTTGTCCTATTCACACGGTTTCAACATCGTAGAAGAAGGTATGCAAATCCGTAAAGACATTACTGTTATTATGGTAGCACCTAAATGTCCAGGATCTGAAGTACGTGCTGAATATGTACGTGGTTTTGGTGTTCCTACTTTAATTGCTGTTCACCCAGAAAACGATCCACAAGGAAAAGGATGGGCTGAAGCAAAAGCATATTGTGTAGGTACAGGTGGTCACAGAGCTGGAGTATTGAAATCATCATTTGTTGCTGAAGTAAAATCTGATTTAATGGGCGAGCAAACCATCCTATGTGGTTTATTGCAAACAGGTTCTATTTTATCGTTCGATAAAATGGTTGAACAAGGAATTGACGCTGGATATGCATCCAAACTAGTTCAATATGGTGTGGAAGTTATTACTGAAGCATTAAAGCACGGTGGTGTAAGTGGTATGATGGATCGTTTAAGCAATCCTGCTAAAATCAAAGCTTTTGAATTATCAGAAGAATTGAAAGATATCATGCGTCCGCTATTCCAAAAACACCAAGATGACATTATCTCTGGCGAATTCAGTAAAACAATGATGGAAGACTGGGCTAACGGTGATGCGAATCTATTAAAATGGAGAGCTGAAACTGGTGAGACAGCATTTGAAAAAACTCCTGCAGGTGATGTGAAAATTGCAGAGCAAGAGTACTTTGACAACTATACTTTGATGGTTGCTTTCATCAGAGCTGGTGTTGAATTAGCTTTCGAAACTATGGTTGAAGCAGGAATTAAACCAGAATCAGCTTACTACGAATCATTGCACGAAACTCCTTTAATCGCGAATACAATCGCTCGTAAAAAATTATTTGAAATGAACCGTGTTATTTCAGATACAGCAGAATATGGCTGTTATTTATTTGATCAAGCTTGTAAACCATTATTAGCTGATTTCATGAAAACAGTAAAAACTGATTTAGTCGGTAAAAACTATAATGCTGGTAAAGACGCATCAGTAGATAACGCTCAGTTAGTGGAAATTAATGATATTTTACGTAATCATGAAGTCGAAATTGTAGGTCGTAAATTACGTCAAGCAATGACTGCAATGAAAGCTATAAAAACTGTTTAA
- a CDS encoding DinB family protein, giving the protein MTQHIFEFIISSRKGFIRLLDDLTLDELNLIPEGFNNNIFWNFAHIVVSTQTLSYVRTGILADTLSVKYNEDYKKDTKPTRNVTQEEVDELKALALTTVDQIQSDYEKGIFTTITPYATATYGAEMKTIEEVLIATLSHDNLHWGYALAQRKAIRNSK; this is encoded by the coding sequence ATGACACAACACATATTTGAATTTATTATCAGTAGCCGTAAAGGATTTATAAGATTGCTAGATGATTTGACATTAGACGAATTAAATCTTATACCAGAAGGATTCAATAATAACATCTTCTGGAATTTTGCGCATATCGTCGTTTCAACACAAACGTTGAGTTATGTTCGCACCGGTATCTTAGCAGATACGTTATCAGTAAAGTACAATGAAGACTATAAAAAAGATACTAAACCGACACGTAACGTGACACAGGAAGAAGTAGATGAATTGAAAGCATTAGCACTAACAACCGTCGATCAGATTCAAAGCGACTATGAGAAAGGTATTTTTACGACTATCACTCCTTACGCTACAGCAACCTATGGTGCTGAGATGAAAACAATCGAAGAAGTACTAATCGCAACCCTATCGCACGACAATTTGCATTGGGGATATGCCTTAGCACAACGCAAAGCAATTAGAAACAGTAAATAA